In Agromyces sp. G08B096, a genomic segment contains:
- a CDS encoding ROK family transcriptional regulator translates to MNRIDPGTPTWLRAHNDRTAFRLLLEHGPLTRAQLGELSGMSKPTAAQMIARLERVELIHAVGEVSGGRGPNAVSYGVRTDRVTGVAISVLAGAIEAVVVDAADADHPVVEVPAATAGRTPESDVLGAVEAACRAAGVDVDSVGLVVAGVQAAFDDEGDELSFTDTLPGWPQVGSRRRLERALGRTVLIENDVNLAAMAERSGGVATTASSFVLLWIGDGLGVGIDLGGVVHRGAAGGAGEVGYLEVARSATAIAPTANDLTDLLGGPAVAHLLGAEEGTALAEVLPRLAGDAAALEAVADRVAYAVAPLLAVLDPAMIVLGGPTGRAGGTRLAELVGDRIDAAAHPKLVVRASGTGDQPVLLGARQLLVDRIRDRLEADITVAV, encoded by the coding sequence ATGAACCGGATCGACCCGGGCACGCCCACGTGGCTGCGCGCGCACAACGACCGCACCGCGTTCCGCCTGCTGCTCGAGCACGGCCCGCTCACGCGGGCCCAGCTCGGCGAGCTCTCCGGCATGTCCAAGCCGACCGCGGCGCAGATGATCGCGCGACTCGAGCGCGTCGAGCTGATCCACGCGGTGGGCGAGGTGTCGGGAGGCCGGGGTCCCAACGCGGTGAGCTACGGGGTGCGCACCGACCGGGTGACCGGGGTCGCGATCAGCGTGCTCGCCGGCGCCATCGAGGCCGTCGTGGTCGACGCGGCCGACGCCGACCACCCCGTGGTCGAGGTCCCCGCCGCGACGGCCGGGCGCACGCCCGAGTCCGACGTGCTCGGCGCCGTCGAGGCCGCGTGCCGGGCCGCGGGCGTCGATGTCGACTCCGTCGGCCTCGTGGTCGCGGGCGTCCAGGCCGCGTTCGACGACGAGGGCGACGAGCTCTCGTTCACCGACACGCTGCCCGGCTGGCCGCAGGTCGGCAGCCGGCGCCGGCTCGAGCGCGCGCTCGGCCGCACCGTGCTCATCGAGAACGACGTCAACCTCGCGGCCATGGCCGAGCGATCCGGAGGCGTGGCGACCACCGCGTCGAGCTTCGTGCTGCTCTGGATCGGCGACGGGCTCGGCGTCGGCATCGACCTCGGCGGGGTCGTCCACCGCGGCGCCGCCGGCGGTGCGGGCGAGGTCGGCTACCTCGAAGTGGCGCGGAGCGCGACCGCGATCGCGCCGACCGCGAACGACCTCACCGACCTGCTCGGCGGGCCCGCCGTGGCGCACCTGCTCGGGGCGGAGGAGGGCACCGCGCTCGCCGAGGTGCTGCCGCGGCTCGCCGGCGATGCCGCCGCCCTCGAGGCGGTCGCCGACCGGGTCGCGTATGCCGTCGCGCCGCTCCTCGCGGTGCTCGATCCCGCGATGATCGTCCTCGGCGGCCCGACGGGCCGGGCGGGCGGCACGCGGCTCGCCGAACTCGTCGGCGACCGCATCGACGCGGCGGCGCATCCGAAGCTCGTGGTCCGCGCGAGCGGAACCGGCGATCAGCCGGTGCTGCTCGGCGCCCGCCAGCTGCTCGTCGATCGCATCCGAGACCGGCTCGAGGCCGACATCACGGTCGCCGTCTGA
- a CDS encoding ATP-binding cassette domain-containing protein translates to MRATERDARPERLEARNLVKDFRLRSGVRFQTLHAVKDVSFTLEPGRTVALVGESGSGKSTIAKMLAKLESPTSGGVFLDGRPTATRGAGLARYRRHVQMVFQDPFASLNPFHTILHHLERPVRIHHPQLSAAQARERAYELLERVRLEPAASFANRRPHELSGGQRQRVAIARALAPGAGFIVADEPVSMLDVSIRLGVLNLLADLQREERLGVLYITHDLATARHFSDEILVMTRGEIVERGPADDVILRPQHEYTKTLLEAAADPDRLGALRDEVRRGG, encoded by the coding sequence ATGAGGGCGACCGAACGCGACGCGCGACCGGAGCGCCTGGAGGCGCGGAACCTCGTGAAGGACTTCCGGCTCCGCAGCGGCGTGCGGTTCCAGACGCTGCACGCGGTGAAGGATGTCTCGTTCACCCTCGAGCCCGGCCGCACGGTCGCGCTCGTGGGCGAGAGCGGGTCGGGGAAGTCGACGATCGCGAAGATGCTGGCGAAGCTGGAGTCTCCGACGTCGGGCGGGGTGTTCCTCGACGGGCGGCCGACGGCGACGCGGGGTGCGGGGCTCGCGCGGTACCGGCGGCACGTGCAGATGGTCTTCCAGGACCCGTTCGCCTCGCTGAACCCGTTCCACACGATCCTGCACCACCTCGAGCGGCCGGTCAGGATCCACCATCCGCAGCTGTCGGCGGCGCAGGCGCGCGAGCGCGCGTACGAGCTGCTCGAGCGGGTGCGGCTGGAGCCGGCGGCGAGCTTCGCGAACCGTCGGCCGCACGAGCTGTCGGGCGGTCAGCGGCAGCGGGTCGCGATCGCGCGGGCGCTCGCGCCGGGGGCGGGCTTCATCGTGGCCGACGAACCGGTGTCGATGCTCGACGTCTCCATCCGGCTCGGCGTGCTGAACCTGCTGGCCGACCTGCAGCGGGAGGAGCGGCTGGGCGTGCTCTACATCACGCACGACCTCGCCACGGCGCGGCACTTCTCCGACGAGATCCTCGTGATGACCCGCGGCGAGATCGTCGAGCGCGGACCGGCCGATGACGTCATCCTGCGACCGCAGCACGAGTACACGAAGACCCTGCTCGAGGCCGCGGCCGACCCGGACCGCCTCGGGGCGCTCCGGGACGAAGTCCGGAGAGGCGGGTGA
- a CDS encoding ABC transporter ATP-binding protein, which produces MSRGEAVLVARDVSIEYQVDPPVKAVRNASLTLHRGEILGLAGESGCGKTTLAYGLNRLLKAPALMTGGEVVFHDASGRDIDVVALDGEALRTFRWSKVSMVFQGSMNSLNPVMSVRAQLHDVFRTHRPELRRAEREARSAELLGLVGVDPSRLSSYPHELSGGMRQRVMIAMALALDPQVMIMDEPTTALDVVVQRGIIRELMRLRERLGFAVIFITHDLPLLIEISDRIAVMLAGEIVEQGDAEEIYRSPRHEYTKRLLASFPSLRGDRGDFVRRGPVGENGGPVRENGGPVREKGGVA; this is translated from the coding sequence ATGAGCCGCGGTGAGGCGGTGCTCGTGGCCCGCGACGTGTCGATCGAGTACCAGGTCGACCCGCCGGTGAAGGCGGTGCGGAACGCGTCGCTCACCCTCCACCGCGGGGAGATCCTGGGCCTGGCCGGCGAGTCCGGCTGTGGCAAGACGACGCTCGCGTACGGCCTGAACCGGCTGCTCAAGGCGCCGGCGCTGATGACAGGCGGGGAGGTCGTGTTCCACGACGCCTCCGGCCGCGACATCGACGTCGTCGCGCTCGACGGCGAGGCGCTGCGCACGTTCCGCTGGAGCAAGGTGTCGATGGTGTTCCAGGGGTCGATGAACTCCCTGAACCCCGTGATGAGCGTGCGCGCGCAGCTGCACGACGTGTTCCGGACGCACCGGCCGGAGCTGCGAAGGGCCGAGCGGGAGGCGCGCAGCGCCGAACTGCTCGGACTCGTCGGCGTCGACCCGTCGCGGCTGTCGAGCTACCCGCACGAGCTGTCGGGCGGCATGCGCCAGCGCGTGATGATCGCGATGGCGCTCGCCCTCGACCCGCAGGTCATGATCATGGACGAGCCGACGACGGCGCTCGACGTCGTCGTGCAACGCGGCATCATCCGGGAGCTCATGCGGTTGCGGGAGCGACTGGGGTTCGCGGTGATCTTCATCACGCACGACCTGCCGCTGCTCATCGAGATCAGCGACCGGATCGCGGTGATGCTCGCCGGCGAGATCGTCGAGCAGGGCGACGCCGAGGAGATCTACCGGTCCCCGCGGCACGAGTACACGAAGCGGCTGCTCGCGAGCTTCCCGAGTCTGCGGGGCGACCGGGGGGACTTCGTGCGACGCGGGCCGGTCGGCGAGAACGGCGGACCGGTCCGGGAGAACGGCGGACCGGTCCGCGAGAAGGGAGGGGTGGCATGA
- a CDS encoding ABC transporter permease, translating to MVDAPATTAAVAATRVERPSRFAHLLPQRSGKLIAGLVIVGAIVAFGLFGPMIAQPPRDSSNPALLPPNSEHWLGTTKLGYDVFAQLAWGTQGSLFVGLVAGVVALLLAIVFGVLAGYFGGVLDEVLTLFTNIMLVIPGLPLVMVIAAYVQNTEGLGPLARSSLLVALVLGVTGWAGSAVVLRAQAKSLRTREYVAAARVAGEQPMRVIFVEILPNLVPLLAAQFIFGIIFAVLGEAGLSYLGLGPTGSITLGTMLNDAQTGQAVGTGAWWWFVPPGLVIALLGAGLSLINFAIDEVVNPKLRIAPQAARNQRKAEKAGRGVADSGAFA from the coding sequence ATGGTTGACGCTCCAGCCACCACCGCCGCGGTCGCGGCGACGCGCGTCGAGCGCCCGTCGCGGTTCGCGCACCTGCTCCCGCAGCGATCCGGCAAACTCATCGCAGGGCTGGTCATCGTCGGCGCGATCGTCGCGTTCGGCCTCTTCGGGCCGATGATCGCGCAGCCGCCGCGCGACTCGAGCAACCCGGCGCTGCTGCCGCCGAACTCCGAGCACTGGCTCGGCACCACGAAGCTCGGCTACGACGTCTTCGCCCAGCTCGCCTGGGGCACGCAGGGGTCGCTGTTCGTCGGCCTCGTGGCGGGCGTGGTGGCGCTGCTGCTCGCGATCGTGTTCGGCGTGCTCGCCGGTTACTTCGGCGGGGTGCTCGATGAGGTGCTCACCCTGTTCACGAACATCATGCTCGTCATCCCGGGGCTGCCGCTCGTGATGGTGATCGCGGCGTACGTGCAGAACACCGAGGGGCTCGGGCCGCTCGCCCGAAGCTCGCTGCTCGTGGCGCTAGTGCTGGGCGTCACCGGCTGGGCCGGGTCCGCGGTCGTCCTGCGGGCGCAGGCGAAGTCGCTGCGCACGCGCGAGTACGTCGCCGCGGCCCGGGTCGCGGGGGAGCAGCCGATGCGGGTGATCTTCGTCGAGATCCTGCCGAACCTGGTGCCGCTGCTGGCCGCGCAGTTCATCTTCGGCATCATCTTCGCGGTGCTCGGCGAGGCCGGCCTCTCCTATCTCGGGCTCGGTCCGACCGGTTCGATCACGCTCGGCACGATGCTGAACGACGCCCAGACCGGGCAGGCGGTCGGCACCGGGGCCTGGTGGTGGTTCGTGCCGCCGGGCCTCGTCATCGCGCTCCTCGGCGCCGGGCTGTCGCTGATCAACTTCGCGATCGACGAGGTCGTGAACCCGAAGCTGCGCATCGCGCCGCAGGCGGCCCGCAACCAGCGGAAGGCCGAGAAGGCCGGTCGCGGCGTCGCGGACTCGGGGGCGTTCGCATGA
- a CDS encoding ABC transporter permease codes for MMFYVRRVVFYLVTLWAAISLNFLLPRLLPGDPAAIMLGKLRRANGGRPLSEETVQAITSILGAERGMSLWDQYLAYWGRLLAGDLGVSSTRYPAPVGELIASALPWTVILVGTATVISFVLGLAVGAWVGWKRGTWLDHLVPVTTVFQSIPYFWLALVLVAVFSVQLGLLPIIGGYDVFEFPAGPEWSWAFVGSAVVHAILPATTIVLSSVGGWLLGMRNMMVSTMSEDYVVTAEAKGLTPRRIRTRYAARNAAIPSLAGFGIALGFVVAGSIVMEQVFSYPGIGKLMIQAVQGLDYALMQGVFLVITLTVLAANFVMDLVYGFIDPRARHHG; via the coding sequence CTGATGTTCTACGTGCGTCGCGTCGTCTTCTACCTGGTGACCCTCTGGGCGGCGATCTCGCTCAACTTCCTGCTCCCCCGGCTGCTGCCGGGCGACCCGGCCGCGATCATGCTCGGCAAGCTCCGGCGTGCCAACGGCGGGCGTCCCCTCTCCGAGGAGACGGTGCAGGCGATCACCTCGATCCTCGGCGCGGAGCGGGGGATGTCGCTCTGGGACCAGTACCTCGCCTACTGGGGCCGGCTGCTCGCCGGAGACCTCGGCGTCTCCTCGACGCGGTACCCGGCTCCGGTGGGCGAGCTCATCGCGAGCGCGCTGCCGTGGACGGTCATCCTCGTCGGCACGGCCACGGTGATCTCGTTCGTCCTGGGGCTCGCGGTCGGTGCATGGGTGGGCTGGAAGCGCGGCACCTGGCTCGACCATCTCGTGCCGGTGACGACGGTCTTCCAGTCGATCCCGTACTTCTGGCTCGCGCTCGTGCTCGTCGCGGTGTTCTCCGTGCAGCTCGGCCTGCTGCCCATCATCGGCGGGTACGACGTGTTCGAGTTCCCGGCGGGACCGGAGTGGAGCTGGGCGTTCGTCGGCAGCGCGGTGGTGCACGCCATCCTGCCGGCCACCACGATCGTGCTCTCCTCCGTGGGCGGCTGGCTGCTCGGCATGCGCAACATGATGGTCTCGACGATGTCGGAGGACTACGTCGTCACCGCGGAGGCCAAGGGCCTGACTCCCCGGCGCATCCGCACCCGCTACGCCGCGCGCAACGCGGCGATCCCGAGCCTCGCGGGGTTCGGCATCGCGCTCGGGTTCGTCGTCGCCGGCTCCATCGTGATGGAGCAGGTGTTCAGCTACCCGGGCATCGGCAAACTCATGATCCAGGCCGTGCAGGGGCTCGACTACGCGCTCATGCAGGGCGTGTTCCTCGTGATCACCCTCACCGTGCTCGCGGCGAACTTCGTCATGGATCTCGTCTACGGCTTCATCGACCCGAGAGCGAGGCACCATGGTTGA
- a CDS encoding ABC transporter substrate-binding protein, which yields MIRTRRSVAAVLAAGATAVTLALTGCAPSDGSSGSGDAVLRVWAGSATPINHNFNPFAVDTAVHATYGAIYEPLFFFNQLSAEPPTGLIGESYEYSEDGTTLTITIKPDQQWSDGEPLTAEDVAFTFTYGSNVDEQLVSAEATDETTVVLTYSEPKFTAASLILGATWIVPKHIWEDIDDFMSETNPEPVGSGPYTVKSFTEAAYTVEANELFRDGAPAVKEVQYLGLDSNQSSQDLLATGKIDWVGQFIANPDAVTGSGEISTLNQQQDPTVMITCANAELGCEGPQTDPAVRQAINVAIDRATIREKAFAGLAGEATPSFTLQPRDEQWLSDPSLATSPQESDAAEAGAILEAAGYTKDADGFYGKDGVAIEIDLFSPDGWTDYNDAAKLISEQAAEAGIRINARTVSDAEYWTPISAGDFQSALYGLTQSLVADPYSNYSEYFAGTSTAPVGEDPLAGQNYSRYSNPVVDQAVLAAGATQDVPTKQAAYAQIRRRSPATCPTSPWC from the coding sequence ATGATTCGAACCAGACGCTCCGTGGCGGCGGTCCTCGCCGCCGGGGCGACCGCAGTCACGCTCGCGCTCACGGGATGCGCGCCCTCCGATGGCTCGAGCGGGAGCGGTGATGCCGTGCTCCGCGTCTGGGCCGGCAGCGCCACGCCCATCAACCACAACTTCAACCCCTTCGCGGTCGACACCGCCGTGCACGCCACCTACGGCGCGATCTACGAGCCGCTGTTCTTCTTCAACCAGCTCTCCGCCGAGCCGCCCACGGGGCTCATCGGCGAGAGCTACGAGTACAGCGAAGACGGCACGACCCTCACCATCACCATCAAGCCCGACCAGCAGTGGAGCGACGGCGAGCCGCTCACCGCCGAGGACGTCGCCTTCACCTTCACCTACGGCTCGAACGTCGACGAGCAGCTCGTCTCGGCAGAGGCGACCGACGAGACGACCGTCGTCCTCACCTACAGCGAGCCGAAGTTCACCGCCGCGTCGCTCATCCTCGGCGCCACCTGGATCGTGCCCAAGCACATCTGGGAGGACATCGACGACTTCATGAGCGAGACGAACCCCGAGCCCGTCGGCTCCGGGCCCTACACGGTGAAGAGCTTCACCGAGGCCGCCTACACCGTCGAGGCGAACGAGCTGTTCCGCGACGGGGCGCCGGCCGTGAAGGAGGTGCAGTACCTCGGGCTCGACTCCAACCAGTCCTCGCAGGACCTCCTCGCCACCGGCAAGATCGACTGGGTCGGCCAGTTCATCGCGAACCCCGACGCCGTCACCGGCTCGGGCGAGATCTCCACGCTGAACCAGCAGCAGGATCCGACCGTCATGATCACGTGCGCCAATGCCGAGCTCGGCTGCGAGGGCCCGCAGACCGACCCCGCCGTCCGCCAGGCGATCAACGTCGCCATCGACCGGGCCACGATCCGCGAGAAGGCCTTCGCCGGCCTCGCGGGCGAGGCCACGCCCTCGTTCACGCTGCAGCCGCGCGACGAGCAGTGGCTCTCCGACCCGTCCCTCGCGACGAGCCCGCAGGAGTCCGACGCCGCCGAGGCCGGCGCCATCCTCGAGGCGGCCGGCTACACGAAGGACGCCGACGGCTTCTACGGCAAGGACGGGGTGGCGATTGAGATCGACCTGTTCTCGCCCGACGGCTGGACCGACTACAACGACGCCGCCAAGCTGATCTCCGAGCAGGCCGCCGAGGCCGGTATTCGGATCAACGCGCGCACCGTCTCCGACGCGGAGTACTGGACGCCGATCTCGGCCGGCGACTTCCAGAGCGCGCTGTACGGACTCACGCAGTCGCTCGTCGCCGACCCGTACTCCAACTACAGCGAGTACTTCGCCGGCACCTCGACCGCGCCCGTCGGGGAGGACCCCCTGGCTGGGCAGAACTACTCCCGCTACAGCAACCCGGTCGTCGACCAGGCCGTGCTCGCGGCGGGCGCCACGCAGGACGTTCCGACGAAGCAGGCCGCGTACGCGCAGATCAGACGGAGATCGCCCGCGACCTGCCCTACATCCCCGTGGTGCTGA
- a CDS encoding bifunctional 4-hydroxy-2-oxoglutarate aldolase/2-dehydro-3-deoxy-phosphogluconate aldolase, translating to MSAAAACDTVFEDLFAGRPLMAIFRGLGVERSLELAVTAWDLGIEVVELPIQSAEDVDALAAVVEAGRARGARVGAGTVVTVDQVEVAASAGAAFAVSPGLDAAVVRACLDAGLPPLPGVATPSEVMAAMGLGLTWLKAFPASVLGTGWFRAMRGPFPDVRFVATGGLDAGNAAEFLAAGVRVVAVGSALEDPAQLPALARLLDR from the coding sequence ATGAGCGCCGCGGCCGCCTGCGACACGGTGTTCGAAGACCTCTTCGCGGGGCGCCCGCTGATGGCGATCTTCCGCGGGCTCGGCGTCGAGCGGAGCCTCGAGCTCGCGGTCACCGCGTGGGACCTCGGCATCGAGGTGGTCGAGCTGCCCATCCAGTCGGCCGAGGACGTGGACGCGCTCGCCGCGGTCGTCGAGGCCGGTCGCGCGCGGGGCGCCCGCGTGGGCGCGGGCACCGTCGTCACGGTCGACCAGGTCGAGGTCGCCGCGTCGGCCGGCGCGGCGTTCGCCGTGAGTCCGGGACTGGACGCCGCGGTGGTCCGCGCGTGTCTCGACGCGGGCCTGCCGCCGCTGCCCGGCGTGGCGACGCCCTCCGAGGTCATGGCGGCCATGGGTCTCGGGCTCACGTGGCTGAAGGCGTTCCCGGCCTCGGTGCTCGGCACCGGCTGGTTCCGTGCGATGCGGGGGCCGTTCCCCGACGTCCGGTTCGTGGCGACCGGTGGACTCGACGCAGGCAACGCCGCCGAGTTCCTCGCCGCGGGCGTGCGCGTCGTCGCCGTCGGCTCGGCGCTGGAGGACCCGGCGCAGCTGCCCGCGCTCGCGAGGCTGCTCGACCGCTGA
- a CDS encoding sugar kinase, with translation METRPQPEILAVGEAMALLAPAVAEPLATAREFRIDTAGAEANVASHAAALGRTAAFAGRLGDDALGHRIAHELDARGVDTRWIEFDPDAPTGLYLKDPGAGVRYYRAGSAASRMGPAFLDALPIETARVVHLSGITPALSPDCDAFLEAATDRVSAAGALLAFDVNHRPVLWTGSAHAESAAERLRALARRADVVFVGLDEAEALWGAQTPEAVRALLPEPRELIVKDGAVGAASVSRSGELVVVPTPSVEVVEVVGAGDAFAAGYLDALLDGRPVEARLAAGHARAATALADTADFPRAERIDE, from the coding sequence GTGGAGACCCGCCCGCAGCCCGAGATCCTCGCCGTCGGCGAGGCCATGGCGCTCCTCGCACCCGCCGTGGCCGAGCCGCTCGCCACCGCCCGCGAGTTCCGCATCGACACCGCGGGCGCCGAGGCGAACGTCGCGTCGCACGCCGCGGCGCTCGGCCGCACGGCCGCCTTCGCCGGCCGCCTCGGCGACGACGCCCTCGGCCACCGCATCGCCCACGAACTCGACGCCCGCGGCGTCGACACGCGCTGGATCGAGTTCGACCCCGACGCGCCGACCGGGCTGTACCTGAAGGACCCGGGCGCCGGCGTCCGCTACTACCGGGCGGGGTCGGCCGCCTCGCGCATGGGCCCGGCCTTCCTCGACGCGCTGCCGATCGAGACGGCGCGCGTCGTCCATCTGAGCGGGATCACGCCGGCGCTCTCACCCGACTGCGACGCGTTCCTCGAGGCGGCCACCGACCGCGTGAGCGCCGCGGGTGCGCTCCTCGCGTTCGACGTCAACCACCGCCCCGTGCTCTGGACGGGCTCCGCCCACGCCGAGTCGGCGGCCGAGCGGCTCCGAGCTCTCGCCCGACGCGCCGACGTCGTCTTCGTCGGGCTCGACGAGGCCGAGGCGCTCTGGGGCGCGCAGACGCCCGAGGCCGTTCGCGCCCTGCTGCCCGAGCCGCGCGAACTCATCGTGAAGGACGGTGCTGTCGGCGCAGCATCCGTCTCGCGCAGCGGCGAGCTCGTCGTGGTGCCCACGCCGTCGGTCGAGGTCGTGGAGGTGGTGGGCGCCGGTGATGCGTTCGCCGCCGGGTACCTCGACGCCCTGCTCGACGGCCGGCCCGTCGAGGCCCGCCTCGCGGCCGGGCATGCGCGCGCGGCCACCGCGCTCGCCGACACCGCCGACTTCCCACGAGCCGAGAGGATCGACGAATGA
- a CDS encoding alanine racemase gives MPRLDPSALAALGDERLGAAEKGLPARAAGSTVRDFLATTPSLDEFWTPLLVLDRAALRHNARVIQHWAGSRGLELMPHGKTTMAPELWQLQLEAGATGLTLATPGQVRAARAFGADSVQLANAFVAPAALAWLAAELEDPGFAFCCWADSVATVDAMERGLAETGAAASLPRPIDVLVELGAPGGRTGARTVGEAVEVARRVTASPVLRLAGVAGYEGSLGHDRSPESLGAVHDYLDALRALFDVARDLAADARDDVTAPVLSVGGSAYLDLVAETVAPVVAAARDSGEAARVVVRSGASLVHDEGFYRGISPLEGELTAAMRGLARVVSHPEPGLALLDAGKRDLPYDEGLPVPLDVAAGVGAALAQAAGVVPGAGRLADASVSAMNDQHAFLRAHGALPVAVGDVVALGLSHPCTAFDKWRFVPMVEGGGSDTVVGLVRTLF, from the coding sequence ATGCCCCGACTCGACCCTTCGGCCCTCGCCGCCCTCGGCGACGAGCGGCTCGGCGCCGCGGAGAAGGGCCTGCCTGCGCGGGCCGCCGGCTCGACCGTGCGCGACTTCCTCGCGACGACGCCCTCCCTCGACGAGTTCTGGACCCCCCTCCTCGTGCTCGACCGCGCGGCGCTCCGGCACAACGCGCGGGTCATCCAGCACTGGGCCGGATCGCGCGGTCTCGAGCTCATGCCGCACGGCAAGACGACGATGGCTCCCGAGCTCTGGCAGCTGCAGCTCGAGGCGGGCGCGACCGGGCTCACCCTCGCGACCCCCGGCCAGGTGCGCGCGGCCCGCGCGTTCGGTGCGGATTCGGTGCAGCTCGCCAATGCCTTCGTCGCGCCCGCCGCGCTCGCCTGGCTCGCCGCCGAGCTCGAGGACCCCGGCTTCGCGTTCTGCTGCTGGGCCGACTCGGTCGCGACGGTCGACGCCATGGAGCGCGGCCTCGCGGAGACCGGCGCCGCGGCCTCCCTGCCCCGGCCCATCGACGTGCTCGTCGAGCTCGGGGCGCCCGGAGGCCGGACGGGCGCCCGCACCGTGGGGGAAGCCGTCGAGGTGGCCCGCCGCGTCACGGCCTCGCCCGTCCTCCGCCTCGCCGGCGTGGCCGGCTACGAGGGCAGCCTCGGCCATGATCGCTCCCCCGAGTCGCTCGGCGCCGTCCACGACTACCTCGATGCGCTCCGCGCCCTCTTCGACGTCGCCCGCGACCTCGCCGCCGACGCGCGCGACGACGTCACCGCGCCCGTGCTCTCGGTCGGCGGCAGCGCCTACCTCGACCTCGTGGCCGAGACGGTCGCGCCGGTCGTGGCGGCGGCACGCGACTCGGGTGAGGCCGCCCGCGTCGTCGTGCGCTCGGGCGCCTCCCTCGTGCACGACGAGGGCTTCTACCGCGGCATCTCCCCGCTCGAGGGCGAGCTGACCGCGGCGATGCGCGGGCTCGCGCGCGTCGTGTCCCACCCCGAGCCCGGGCTCGCGCTCCTCGACGCGGGCAAGCGCGACCTGCCCTACGACGAGGGGCTCCCCGTGCCGCTCGACGTCGCCGCCGGCGTCGGCGCCGCACTCGCGCAGGCCGCCGGCGTCGTGCCGGGAGCGGGCCGGCTCGCCGACGCATCCGTCTCGGCCATGAACGATCAGCACGCGTTCCTCCGCGCCCACGGGGCGTTGCCGGTGGCCGTCGGCGACGTCGTCGCGCTCGGCCTCTCGCACCCCTGCACGGCGTTCGACAAGTGGCGATTCGTCCCGATGGTCGAGGGCGGCGGGTCCGACACCGTCGTCGGCCTCGTGCGGACCCTGTTCTGA